The Camelina sativa cultivar DH55 chromosome 16, Cs, whole genome shotgun sequence sequence gaaagaaatgtTCAGGGGTTacggttgtttttttttttgggagaaacGATAAACATACGAGCTAAGAAGACCTTAGAAGCTCGAGTTTATGAAAAAGTTATAGTCATGGTGATCAACATTGAGCTGTTTGAGCCATGAATCTGCAGCCTTTTGAAGATAATTCAACCGGTCTTGGTCAAATCCTGTCTTACTCCAAAGATCACCTTGCATTTTGTAACTAGCTAAAGCAAATGGAGGCAATGGGATTCTCTTGTTGACAACAGATTCTTCATCACactcttctgtttcttcctGGTCTTTGTTGTTGCTTTGATCTCCTTCCACCACATTATCTGCAGCTTTTGTTCAAGCcgttaacaaaacaaaacaaacataaacaagaaatgGTGCTTGTTCATACGTCACTGATCATACGTACCTTGAAAAGTCGAAGAAAGAGTGTGATAAGTTAGGAAGCCTGTCGTCAAATCTTTCTCATTCTTGCATGATGGGATGTGATAAATAGGGTACCTAATTCATCAAAATATGACTCAGTCACCCATTCGAAGTACAAAAACACTAAGTTGTAAACGAAACAGGAAGGGTTGTGTTGACTTAAACAAGAATCTACTTACCACGCAACAGCCATCCAACTTGCAGGAGACATATCGACACTccttaaggttatgagtccagGATACTTCTCCGCCAGTTCAATTATCTGAAAGAGAATCAAGAACATTACACTTCTGTATCAAAACCAAAGCtcattacataaaaaaaaaaacaagaggagAGAGTAACTAAGAAATGaagggagagaagaaagaacctTGTCGGTTAAGGGAACCCGCTTGTAGGGAGGATCTCTTTCGATGTACTTAAAGTCAAGGTAACCAAGTCTATCTTTGAGCAGTAGTGTAGCATCCGGATCAGAAACCGAATCTTCAGAGACAGCATCCCATGTTTTGCTCGAATCATTGCTCATTGACCTTGACAGCAACTTTTCACTCTCACTATCGCTCCAACACTCGCTACTCTCAGATTCAACCACCTCATTCTGGCTCCTGCAACAACGCCAAAACTATTCAGTACGACGAAACTCCAACAAATTAAACATCTGGAAACTTGTCCTGAAACTCccataatcaaacaaacaagacttAAAATGTCTTAAAACCTGGAAATCAAGCCGGGTTTGTTAGTGTGGATTTGGATGGCTGAAAGATACGGGACATAGTACTGCATAACAGTTTCACCATTGCTTAACTCGACCTGCGATCCAAAGCCATATGCACTCAGCTCATCGTAACAGTCCCAAAGATCACCAAGCCTGAAATACTCAACCTCATCCTTTCCTTGTTCCTGCCAAGAATTGTCAAAAAGATCACTCAAAACAGCTCTGCAACCGAGACTCAAACctcaaaaaaagaagcaaaatcacTAAATGATTTTAACTTGTTCAGATCAAATTCAAGCAGTTCAGAGTAATCCATAAACACATACATAAACCATGAAACAGAGACAACAGATCcagaggatatatatatatatatacatacccAGCAGCAAGCAAGCATCAAGAAGATTCAAGCAAAACTCAGTATAGGTATTGtgtgattattgaatataataataataaaaaaataaagtcgcACGTTTATTCCACGTGGGTGATACAGAATCCATAAAATGAATGTGACACACCATTTAAAGGGATAGATTTGATTTTCATAGatataatttttacaccttGATGGACCATGCAATTATTGTCTCTATTTGCCAAATCTCATCACAcccaaaatcatgaaaaaatatttacaagttTTTTAGGTTGCCTGATACACATCATCCcgtgatttataaaaaaaaaaaaaaagaccttcTGGACAAAATCTGTTGATTAGAAAACGAGATTTGATAGGTAGGGAGGGGAGACAACCGATTAATtagaataaaaaatgattagttGAGACGTAAGACTCAAATTATCCCTTAAATCGAGGATTAGCTTGATTTACCTGAGGAAGAGAGAAGGAAGGAGGCTTAGGAGTGATTCCTAAAAGAAACCTCTCAAGATTCGAACGACCTTTAGTTGAAGAACACCACCaccacattcttcttcttcttatctacACTcttctggttcttcttcttggtctaGTCAATCTCTCTGAAATTAGAGatctttttataaacaaatccTAGTCCACGAAAGGGAACACAGAGTTTggaaatttaataatttctgGTCTTCTCNNNNNNNNNNNNNNNNNNNNNNNNNNNNNNNNNNNNNNNNNNNNNNNNNNNNNNNNNNNNNNNNNNNNNNNNNNNNNNNNNNNNNNNNNNNNNNNNNNNNNNNNNNNNNNNNNNNNNNNNNNNNNNNNNNNNNNNNNNNNNNNNNNNNNNNNNNNNNNNNNNNNNNNNNNNNNNNNNNNNNNNNNNNNNNNNNNNNNNNNNNNNNNNNNNNNNNNNNNNNNNNNNNNNNNNNNNNNNNNNNNNNNNNNNNNNNNNNNNNNNNNNNNNNNNNNNNNNNNNNNNNNNNNNNNNNNNNNNNNNNNNNNNNNNNNNNNNNNNNNNNNNNNNNNNNNNNNNNNNNNNNNNNNNNNNNNNNNNNNNNNNNNNNNNNNNNNNNNNNNNNNNNNNNNNNNNNNNNNNNNNNNNNNNNNNNNNNNNNNNNNNNNNNNNNNNNNNNNNNNNNNNNNNNNNNNNNNAGTATGGTAGCTTTATAATTCCCAATATAACTCTCtttccttttaatattttctgtAAATCCCAACACTCAGATTCTCACCCCTAAATAACCCCTCccccagaaagaaaaaaaaataaataacacacTAAAGAACAAAGAACAGAGCTTCTTCTgagttctttaaaaaaaaaaagaaaaaaatcgaaactttttgATTCGATTATAAAGATGAAAATGAGAATGGGTTTGTTTTAGCGGTTTTAATTATCAGATGAAAAAATGAGGACAAGAGAAACTGAAGTAGAGATGAATAAAAGCTTTGTGAGTAGGATTGCTTTGTATTaatggaagaagaagcgaaACGAAAGAGGACGAAAcgcttctttctctctctctctctctatttcacTCACTCTgatccttttcttttatttatttattagctAATTActtcccaatttttttatttaaattaaaaaaacaaacccctCAAGGCCCCAAGTATGAAACTGAAGACttttgtctgattttttttctttctttctgtttctaacaaataaatagatataataaagaaaaacaactcGTGTCTAGCTAAATTTAAAAAAGGAGGATTGCGTTATTAGTTATTACTCTACAAATAATACTCATATTTGTATAAATTGTAGatagccaaaacaaaaaaaaaaccaatttttttttagaaaatgtagACATAATTACTTCATTACTACAACACAAATCTAGTCACATTGCAAGTATAAAATGAAATTGGtaatagtttcttttgttttatatatcgAATATGCTCATGATGACCTTATGCCAggatttatatttctttttttaaagttaattagCTAAATAAGGattaattgtaattttggaTAACACGAGGACGCTAGACATATATTACATAACAACTAAATCAATCCTTTTTTATTGCTTGGTGGTGACTGGTGAGTGAATGATAAAGCTTTCTGAAAATGCAAGTaatgagttttttgttttgtttttttcgtaagttttttttagttattgacGTGAATAAAATATCAATGGGTTCATATACTATCAATGTTTGGGTTAAGAAACTGTAAAGCCAAAAATCTAACAAACGGAAAGAGTTTATCAATGCTGATTACTGGtttgtttacataaatattttttatgataattatcacatgcttttatatgtaattatactcatattttcttaccaaaaaaaatgcatctttatagtaaaataaattatatagtttctgtagttcaagtaaaaaaaaaaaaaaaatcttacgtAGTACggataaataataatttaaataatgatAATATTTTCCTGTAAAGAAAATGTTTCATTTCATCctaatttctaaaatatatatgtgaaacGAGATAATTATTACTAATTTCTATAACGTTTACGATtaacagaagaaagaaaaataattgtgaatatttaatttgtagacATTATGATTAAGTTCAtggtgaaaataaaaaattctcaccagtcaaaaaaaaattctaccaTTAGCTAGTTGTTATTctttagaaagaagaaagatgattaAGATTTCCGCTCTCATATAAATGTcgtttgatttttgtgtgtACATGTATAAAAATGCTAGTTAtctataatttttagaattacggtttttttatttatataatatttcgAGCATATGAGTCAATCACCGACgtaaacttaattaattagctGACTAGAAGTAAGTAAGAAGaatgataattaatttatacTCAAGTAAAATACcgacaataaaaaaataaaaataaaaaggcagAGGTAAAAGAACATTATTAAACTAAAAGGGTGAATGTGGAGAGAAATTCTGAGTGAATTAATAAGAAGAGTGAAGAATGTGAACACTGGAACAACTGAACAAGAGTGTGGTGTCGGATCAGTTCGCTTCCTGCTCGACGCGTGTCTGCCAAAACTGCGTCGGTCTCTCGCGTTTTGcttctattattttcttttcttctttctctctgattcaattatttataattttcctccataactttttttttatgttcatgACAATATCTtagtatttttgatttttatgcaATTTTCTCATttgcacaaaaaataaaataaaaaaatgcaattttcTCAATTGCGGTTAGCAAGTACTGATACTGTGCTAAAAGTTTAAAAGTTCTACCGACTAAGTAATGGAGTTCATGTGTGGTGTTAAAATCTCTAAAATAGTCTcttgcaataaaaaaaaaaagtttaaatgaACAAGTTGGATTCTAGAAAGCTCTCaccattttcctttttttttaatatctatatattgtGAAACgcattttctttgttaaaaagATTTGAACGAATGTTAACAGGAAAAAGATTTCgaattatatagtatattgtATGTTTAACACGTGGGGGGAATAGTTTGTTACTTTGTTTAACTAAAAGTCACGTGTCCTATATGTTGTCGTTtcctcatcagtcatcacacTACTCCGAGTCGCTATGTCGCCAACGCTATGAGAGTTATTATTATCCACAAAATTTATATCTTTGTACGATAGTGTGAAGTAGTTGTATGTTATGATTGATTATTATACATGTGTTGGACCGTGTGATGCAACGAATATGCTGTTTATCTCAGGGATGCAACTACAACAGCTTTCCCTACAAGTCTTTTTTACATTGTAGCTTGGATATGATTTTGGGATCAAGATTTCTAATTTAATAATCCAATTACTGCCTATACtctttaaaatgaaaaacacaaGCAAGTACgtagacatatatatttttcttctttacgaATATGCTGTTCATCTCAGGGATGCAAATACAACAGcttaaaaaatgtatagagTCAATAATCTCGCTTGGGCTAATTTAGCTCTGTTTCTATTGTAATTTATACTACTATAGCTCAAATCCAGAAGATCGGCAACGATAAGCcgatctatatataatagcaaacccacttttttgtgttaactttaatctaatggatgATATTAGTTCCACTTTTCcatctaacggtttaaaattattaatgactCCAACAATtgcaaattattaatcgtgCCTTTTcatcgcacccccatctttcaaaaatcacacctcttaacttttgcatctttttgttgtacctccatgtttcaaagatcacatccattaatttttacacctttttatgTCACAcatctatgtcttacacctatttgttgtacctccatgtttcacatctattaatttttacacctttttattttacaccTCAATTTCTtacatctttttgtttattatatatataaactaattattaaTGACTCTAACAGTTGCAAATTATTAATCGTATCTTTTcatcgcacccccatctttcaaaaatcacacctcttaattttgcatttctttgttgtacctccatatttcaaaaatcacatccattaatttttacacctttttatttcacacctctatgttttgcacctttttgtttattatttatataaacttttagagactacataaacaaatttcaaaaaattgttttgtgagtattttcaaaacttacaagttaataaataaaatctaaataattgttttattgaagtGTTAACTaacaagcatcaatctctaattcaaggtaattttgtattttcgtTGTGAATGACCTGTTAGtgtttcttcaccaaatctgttaattttttttagttagattattaTTCTGTTAGATACGGTGGAACAAAATATGAGTGTAcgtggcttttttttttttgttcagtcacaattttttttttttaaattaagttgggaAAGAGTATAACATTCAAGcatataaaatttattacaGGACAGTACCCTCCAGAaagtcaaaaatatcaataacgTTATCTTTTTCGCTCAGAATACGACCCGACTCGTGGTCACTCTGCGACGATAACcgaaaaaaccaaaaccgataTACGAGAGGCATGATGACATGTAGTGATGCTAGAGCTACGGATAAGccaaaattttttaacaaacatggtataattttatatatgttttattattgaattatttaacctatttattttttttaacaaacgatataaatgtaaaaatcTCATCCGTTgaactatttaaaaataataataataagcatctacatataatagcaaactcacttttgGGGGTCAATTTTAATCTAACGTATGAGATTGtttctattatctcatctaacggtttagaATGATTAATGATCTCAATAATTGCAAGTTTTTTTCCGATATTCGTGTTTCTTCGTCTTACCCCCATATTTTATAAATCGCACCTATTAAGTTTTACACATTTtcgtttcacacctctttgtttttatatatatatatatatatatatatNNNNNNNNNNNNNNNNNNNNNNNNNNNNNNNNNNNNNNNNNNNNNNNNNNNNNNNNNNNNNNNNNNNNNNNNNNNNNNNNNNNNNNNNNNNNNNNNNNNNNNNNNNNNNNNNNNNNNNNNNNNNNNNNNNNNNNNNNNNNNNNNNNNNNNNNNNNNNNNNNNNNNNNNNNNNNNNNNNNNNNNNNNNNNNNNNNNNNNNNNNNNNNNNNNNNNNNNNNNNNNNNNNNNNNNNNNNNNNNNNNNNNNNNNNNNNNNNNNNNNNNNNNNNNNNNNNNNNNNNNNNNNNNNNNNNNNNNNNNNNNNNNNNNNNNNNNNNNNNNNNNNNNNNNNNNNNNNNNNNNNNNNNNNNNNNNNNNNNNNNNNNNNNNNNNNNNNNNNNNNNNNNNNNNNNNNNNNNNNNNNNNNNNNNNNNNNNNNNNNNNNNNNNNNNNNNNNNNNNNNNNNNNNNNNNNNNNNNNNNNNTTTGTTTTAtacctctttatttatataaagttgcaatgtttgatcctcaattgtgtttcttcgtcgtacccctaactttcaatgtttgcacttgttacttttcacacatttttgtttcacaccttttggttttcacactctttgtttttatatatatacagatttttatggactttaaaaagagtttttgttctttgagtattattaatgatcacaccctttgttaatgatctcaaaagttacaaagtttcgatccaacaataaTGTTTCTTCGTTGCATCTCCAGTTTTCTATGTGGGCACGAGTTAGttttcacaactttttgttttacacctctttgtttatctAAAGTTGCACTGTTTTGATCCAGcagttgtgtttcttcgtcgtacccctagctttcaatgtttgcacttgttagttttcacacattttttttcacacctttttgtttcagacctctttgttttcacgcatttttgttttcatatatacagatttttatggactttgaaaagagtttttgttctttgagtattctTTCACACCttcaagtttttaaatttgtgagtattatttttttaatttattaatcaacatgattcactcatcttcgttaaaatttggattgttttatttattgattgtttcatctaatttttttttgtgtcgtTTTCCATTTAGACATACattgatcatctcttccaagtattaatctaggtaattgattgtgatttctattttttcatagatttatatatttatatattgcaACAAACTCACTTTTAGAGATCAATTTAAAAATAACGaatgagattgtttttattatctcctctaactgtttagatttgttaataattttaaaagttgcaatattttgttccaacaattgtgtttttttttcgtgctcctagctttcaatgttcaaatttgttagttttcgcatatttttgtttcacagctctttatttatatatatatatatttatggaccttgaaaagagtttttgttctttgagtattgtttaacacctccaaatttaaaatttttgactattattttctttcaatttattaatcaacattgagtcactcatctttgttaaaaaattttgatcgttttatttattgattcattcatctacttttgtttggtgtcgttttccataTAATCCTTATTGATtatctcttccaagtattaatttaggtaattaattaagatttttcatagatttatctttttagtcaatttggttggttgcagtTGCAGCTATGAACTTTTTCTCCatgattcttttcttattttatataaattttgatagaataatgatttaattattttatgtgaatatctttcaaaattgattatctgagtatgattcagtaaatctagatttatatatcattaacaTTATTATCTTATTGTCGCTGaatcgattttttatttttatatatacaataaatattttatttaactaatttggttgattcatcttagtcattatttataacttttatattatgcagttaaAGAATTACTATAAATTTTTCACTCGAAATGTGGAAAAGAACAATGTTagtcatttcaagttttcactttccCATGCGATAACGCACGTGCCGACATCCTAGTATAAGTACTGTCAAATAAGATTTTTGGGAACTCTAAACAAAATTCGAATTCTATTGAAAATTAAGTATAGATCCCTTGTAATGTATAGTAGTTTTGGTTTTACATTTgttattactaatttataaattggtataaaaaaaaaaggctgtataaataataaaagaagtCGCACAATAATGATAAATGGGCCTGTAAGTGAAATTGATCTTTAGCCCAAGTATGGCTCTCTAACGTCTCTTTTTCCccctctctgtctctttctatCTCTCGTTCAATCAAGTGCTCTCATTCTCTTTGTCTTCAACGCGAAAGTCATCTTCTACCTCTAGAGTTCTAAAATTCCCTGTCGCAATATTCCATTTTCCTGCTTCTCAGTTTCTTCCCTAGggtttcaaaaccctaaattctccGGTAAGTCAGTGTTTTTGGTATCGGTTTCTCTGAAattcttgttcttgatttcCTCAGATCTCTGTGTGGTTTCTTTTACAGTAGGGCGCGTTCTTGTTCTTCAGATTCTCAGTTCACGATCCTATTCCGTTTCTTTTTTAGGTATTATTCTTCTTTGTTGATCCGCAACCAAGGGTTTAATTACTAGATTGATTTAGATATGTACTTACCAGTTCTGAGTTTAAGCAAGAAAGCTTTGTGTTTGTAAAACCCTTTGGGGTGAGAAATTTAATTAGGGTTTAGTTGATTGATCGGATACGAACTGACCAGTTCTAAGTTTGAACAAGAAAGCTTTGTGTTTATAATCACTAATTGATTCTTCCTTGAACCACCTTTTATTTTTAGGGCAAAATGGAGAACGCAATGGCATATCTTGGAGAGACGGGAACAATCACAGATACAGATCTGGTGCGAGGATGCTTTAGCCCAGAGGGTTCTCCGGAATATCAATCTGCTTTTCCACTTTACCAACTCTGTATTGAGACCTTCCCAAACGTGTTAGGCATGAGACTCCTGCAGTTTTATCTCAACAATACCGATAGGGATCTCAGGAACAAAGCACTGCAACTTCTGTCCTTCTCCCTCTCAGATAAACCCTTCTCTGCATATGCCCTTGCTGATCTCAAGCCTCTACTTCTCTTATGCCTCAGAGAGCACTCAAATATAGAAAAGATTGAAGGAGAAGCGGATTTGAGTCTCCTAAGGAACATTGTCTACTCCGTGACAATATTACTGTACGAAAACGATCTGACATGGCCAGAGCTTTCATATTACCTTTGCGATCTAGCCAACAGCGAGCCATTGTTGGGTTTCTACATTTTCCTTGACATGTCAACATCTTTGAAATGGAACTTTCTGGTTCGCTTCTATAGAGAGTTTAAAGATGAAGCTAAGAACATAGTAGCAATGCCAGAACACCGTGGATCCGAAGAAATCGTTGCAGCCTTTGGCACTTTAGTCTACATTGGTATTCAACTAAGTCGTCATCCGAAATTAGACCAAGACTGCATACAGATTCTTGATGAAATTGGCGATGCAACAAGAAACCTCTTGGAAGATACAAGAGAGCTCTACAAATCTACCAACGAGATTGGTCGTCTTCTACAACGGAACATCAAGGTCTACAATATCTTGCCAGCTCAGAAAGAATTTGTATTCGACGTTGCGTACAAAATGATACGGGTGACTCTACCAGTAAAAAACCAAGAAGCAGTCCTGAATATGCTTGCGCTTACATTTCTGAGGTAAAGTGTTTTGTAATTACCTTAATATGAGTTCTTGACTCTGTTAGCATGTGAACCTTTGACTCAGTTCGTTTCCAACTTTAGCTACCCTTTGAAATAGCAATAAATCTGAAAAACTTGGGATGTTTGTTCTGtcttttttcttggttaagtATTTGCAAATGTTTAGGAAGATTTAGTTTTGGTAAAG is a genomic window containing:
- the LOC104751175 gene encoding uncharacterized protein LOC104751175 isoform X4, yielding MLACCWEQGKDEVEYFRLGDLWDCYDELSAYGFGSQVELSNGETVMQYYVPYLSAIQIHTNKPGLISRSQNEVVESESSECWSDSESEKLLSRSMSNDSSKTWDAVSEDSVSDPDATLLLKDRLGYLDFKYIERDPPYKRVPLTDKIIELAEKYPGLITLRSVDMSPASWMAVAWYPIYHIPSCKNEKDLTTGFLTYHTLSSTFQAADNVVEGDQSNNKDQEETEECDEESVVNKRIPLPPFALASYKMQGDLWSKTGFDQDRLNYLQKAADSWLKQLNVDHHDYNFFINSSF
- the LOC104751175 gene encoding uncharacterized protein LOC104751175 isoform X1, whose amino-acid sequence is MWWWCSSTKGRSNLERFLLGITPKPPSFSLPQEQGKDEVEYFRLGDLWDCYDELSAYGFGSQVELSNGETVMQYYVPYLSAIQIHTNKPGLISRSQNEVVESESSECWSDSESEKLLSRSMSNDSSKTWDAVSEDSVSDPDATLLLKDRLGYLDFKYIERDPPYKRVPLTDKIIELAEKYPGLITLRSVDMSPASWMAVAWYPIYHIPSCKNEKDLTTGFLTYHTLSSTFQAADNVVEGDQSNNKDQEETEECDEESVVNKRIPLPPFALASYKMQGDLWSKTGFDQDRLNYLQKAADSWLKQLNVDHHDYNFFINSSF
- the LOC104751175 gene encoding uncharacterized protein LOC104751175 isoform X3; its protein translation is MYIYIYILWICCLCFMVYEQGKDEVEYFRLGDLWDCYDELSAYGFGSQVELSNGETVMQYYVPYLSAIQIHTNKPGLISRSQNEVVESESSECWSDSESEKLLSRSMSNDSSKTWDAVSEDSVSDPDATLLLKDRLGYLDFKYIERDPPYKRVPLTDKIIELAEKYPGLITLRSVDMSPASWMAVAWYPIYHIPSCKNEKDLTTGFLTYHTLSSTFQAADNVVEGDQSNNKDQEETEECDEESVVNKRIPLPPFALASYKMQGDLWSKTGFDQDRLNYLQKAADSWLKQLNVDHHDYNFFINSSF
- the LOC104751175 gene encoding uncharacterized protein LOC104751175 isoform X2 — encoded protein: MWWWCSSTKGRSNLERFLLGITPKPPSFSLPQEQGKDEVEYFRLGDLWDCYDELSAYGFGSQVELSNGETVMQYYVPYLSAIQIHTNKPGLISRSQNEVVESESSECWSDSESEKLLSRSMSNDSSKTWDAVSEDSVSDPDATLLLKDRLGYLDFKYIERDPPYKRVPLTDKIIELAEKYPGLITLRSVDMSPASWMAVAWYPIYHIPSCKNEKDLTTGFLTYHTLSSTFQDNVVEGDQSNNKDQEETEECDEESVVNKRIPLPPFALASYKMQGDLWSKTGFDQDRLNYLQKAADSWLKQLNVDHHDYNFFINSSF
- the LOC104751176 gene encoding uncharacterized protein LOC104751176, which encodes MENAMAYLGETGTITDTDLVRGCFSPEGSPEYQSAFPLYQLCIETFPNVLGMRLLQFYLNNTDRDLRNKALQLLSFSLSDKPFSAYALADLKPLLLLCLREHSNIEKIEGEADLSLLRNIVYSVTILLYENDLTWPELSYYLCDLANSEPLLGFYIFLDMSTSLKWNFLVRFYREFKDEAKNIVAMPEHRGSEEIVAAFGTLVYIGIQLSRHPKLDQDCIQILDEIGDATRNLLEDTRELYKSTNEIGRLLQRNIKVYNILPAQKEFVFDVAYKMIRVTLPVKNQEAVLNMLALTFLR